The Candidatus Minimicrobia sp. QA0096 DNA segment CGATCACGTCGCCCTTCCCGACTTTTCGTCTGGCGCAATGGAAAACTGGGGCTTAATCACTTACCGAGAAAGTTGTTTACTGGCAGACCCTGAGTTGACCCCAGAATCATCCAGGCGCTTCATTGCCACGGTTATCGCGCACGAACTTAGCCATCAATGGTTTGGCAATCTCGTTACCATGAACTGGTGGAACGACTTATGGCTCAACGAAAGCTTTGCCAATATGATGGAATACGTGGCGATTGATGCACTCCAGCCAGATTGGCGTATGTGGGAAGATTTTGCCACAAATGAAGTAACAGCCGCACTCAGGCGCGACAGCTTAGACGGCGTACAATCCGTTCAGGCCGACGTCAATCATCCAGATGAAATCAGCACATTATTTGACCCGGCGATTGTTTATGCTAAGGGCGGACGGCTGCTTGCTATGGTTAGAAAACTTATAGGCGAAGAGGCATTTCGCGCTGGACTTAAATCATATTTTGAAAAATTCGCGTATAAAAATACCGTCGGAAATGACTTATGGCAAGAATTAGAGTCGGCGAGCGGTCAGCCAATCGTCAATTTAATGAACGCTTGGATTTCCCAGCCAGGACTCCCTGTCGTATCGGTTTCAAGCAGCCACGACACGGCAACTTTAAGTCAAGAGCGATTCTTCATTGGTGAACACCAACCATCCGACGCATTATGGCCGATTCCATTATTCGCAAACCAGCCACTTGACGTAAAAATCTTGAATCAAAAAGAAACCACCGTTTCCATTGAAAAGCCATTGCAATTAAACTGTGGCTTAAGCGCCCACTTCATCACCAAATATGATGAATCCACTCGCGAATATTTATTGAAAAACATTACAGAATTGCCAACCTTGGATAAGATTTGTATCTTACAGGACGCGACAATACTCGCCCGCGCTGGATTTGAAAATTCGGCGTCACTACTTCCATTGGCATTGTCGCTAAAAACCGAAACCAACGAAAAAGTCTTCGGTATGGCGGCTGGTTCTTTGACAGAACTACGAAAATTCGTCGATGACAATGACGCCGCCAGAGATTCATTAAAGAAAATTTCTGGAGAATTTGCGCGCGCCACATTTGAAGAGCTTGGCTGGGATGAAAAAGACGGAGAATCGGATGACGACCGCGAACGACGCACCACAGCTTTGAGTTTGATGATGTATAGCGAAGATAAAGAAGTTTTGGACGAGGCAAAAACGCGTTTTGACAGCAATAAGCCGGAAGACTTACCGACAGAAATTCGAGCTTTAATTATCAGCGTAAACGTAAGACATTTTGAGACGCCAGAGATGATTGAAAATCTCTTTGGCACATATAAAAACACGCCGTCAAATGACCTGCAGAATGATATTGCAATTGGACTAACTTCCACTAAAAACCCTGAAACAGCAGAAAAAATTCTTGCCAACATTAAAAATTCCAATGTTATCCGCCCGCAAGACGCCAGCCGTTGGTTTGTGTATTTAATTCGGGCCAGAGAAAGCCGCCAGATTGCGTGGAATTGGCTGAAAGAAAACTGGGCGTGGGTCGAAGATACGTTTGGCGAAGATAAAAGCTATGATGACTTCATTCGCTATGCCGCCACAGCCCTACTAACAACCGACGAACTTAATGACTTTCGACAATTCTTTGAACCGATGGAAAATATTCCAGCCCTCGCCAGAACGATTAAGCTGGGAATTACCGAAATATCAGCACGCGCTGAACTGATTAAACGAGACAAAGAGGCGGTTATCTCCGCGTTGTAAATAATTTGGTCGCATTATTTTATGGTTTTTGACAAAATCTATTGACATTT contains these protein-coding regions:
- a CDS encoding M1 family metallopeptidase; this encodes MTKVPRLLDTFTPNHYNLTLDLTRAEKKEFSGTVIISGDSTSESISLHSKGLTIQSATINNQPADVSFGEFDELRLSQPNLKDGNHTIHIIFSGNITDAMHGLYPCYFTHDGVKKQLFATQFESHHAREVFPCVDEPAAKAEYDLTLITRTGIAVLGNMPVKSEEENGDSLTTTFEKTPRMSSYLLAFVIGELHKKSARTKSGVEVNVWATPAQNENTLDFALDIAARSIDFYDEYFGVKYPLPKSDHVALPDFSSGAMENWGLITYRESCLLADPELTPESSRRFIATVIAHELSHQWFGNLVTMNWWNDLWLNESFANMMEYVAIDALQPDWRMWEDFATNEVTAALRRDSLDGVQSVQADVNHPDEISTLFDPAIVYAKGGRLLAMVRKLIGEEAFRAGLKSYFEKFAYKNTVGNDLWQELESASGQPIVNLMNAWISQPGLPVVSVSSSHDTATLSQERFFIGEHQPSDALWPIPLFANQPLDVKILNQKETTVSIEKPLQLNCGLSAHFITKYDESTREYLLKNITELPTLDKICILQDATILARAGFENSASLLPLALSLKTETNEKVFGMAAGSLTELRKFVDDNDAARDSLKKISGEFARATFEELGWDEKDGESDDDRERRTTALSLMMYSEDKEVLDEAKTRFDSNKPEDLPTEIRALIISVNVRHFETPEMIENLFGTYKNTPSNDLQNDIAIGLTSTKNPETAEKILANIKNSNVIRPQDASRWFVYLIRARESRQIAWNWLKENWAWVEDTFGEDKSYDDFIRYAATALLTTDELNDFRQFFEPMENIPALARTIKLGITEISARAELIKRDKEAVISAL